taaaatttcatttgttttctacttactGCTAGTACATAATGATGAAAAGAATTCCTACCTTTGACATCCCTATGAATGATCTGGTTCTCATGGAGATACGAAAGGCCACGAAGTAATTGTTCAGTATAGTTTATAACTACTGATTCTTTGAAGGCTccatatttactgagcaaatgagccacagatccccctacaagACAAACAAATCCCCCTATCAAAAACTTAAACCAGAAATAATACTCTTTATTACACTTTTGTTACATGAGACTGCAATGCATGAGCTCACATTTGAAAAGTTAAATTTATATTCTCCATCAAGATGAAACTGATTTAAAAACTAACATGTTACAGTCTCAAAACCTAACAATTAGGAGTCATTTTCATGGAATCGGCATGAACATTCTGGAAGGCCAAGAATTCAAAAAGCTTTAAAAGTTAACAATTTCAGATAGAATTATTTCTGAAAGTATAATTTGCCTATCTTTTTAATCAAGATATGCAAAATACCTTTCTTCATGACTTAAGTAACATGTTTTTAGCAGATGGTAAAGAGAGCAGGAGCCAGACAACCCAGAGTTAGGTTTCATATCCCACTGTTTATTAGCTCTGACCTGGGACAAGTCACAAACCCAATGGGcttcatttaaaagtatttataatagcctaaAACAACAATCAACTTACCTACAACCAATATCACAGAATGTACTAAAGAACTGATTTGTAAATAACAACATACTCTTCAAACACGAAACATCTAAGAAGTTAAATCAAGCACTTACGCAGTACATTCCAAGTCATTTATTTTACTGTACACAAAATAAAACTTAGTCTTTATTTGTTCAAGTAGATGACAAGGTTCAACTTTATGCTTCAGTGCTCATATTTACCTATAATAAGTTTTCAATTtgtaacttaattttattttatattgtcatATTAAAACATCTCCTAAATCTGGCCAATTAATGATGAACACATGGAAAAATATAGGTCTTACACATACATAGCAgggttagaaaaaaattattcctatAAAACAATGTACAccatcattttaaaagaaacagtgaaaaagtttaaaagttagaagtaatgaatattttatttatatttaaatgaaagacaaaacaaaatacagtttATACTACTATGCTGGGgtgatttgcatttaaaaatccaaaatatttaatagaaataagtgtttattgaattgtttttcttcaaTTTAATAACAAGCAGACAGTTAAATCCATGTACTATTATTGGTAATTTAAAACATGAACATACCCGCCATCCATTCAATGAAGAGATTATAATTGCTTTTCTCACACGTGGCTCCCAACATCCTAATGATGTTTGGATGATTCAGATGGCTCATCATTCTGATCTCTTCTCTTAATGCTTCCACTACTTCTTCTTGCTCAGAAGATGTATTTCTGACATATGTCACCTTTTTCAATAAACATGTTTACAAAGTTTTGAATTCTGAGTTTTCATTTATAGTTATCACTAACAATATGATCTAAATTTGACAAATCCAAATTAGCTTATATATTAATAGCAGATGGCATTTTTGCTCAGGGATGCAATATACTTTATAAAAAAACCAAGTCAAACTCTTGGACAGGAAGAATCTAGCTTAAGCAGTGAAATactaagaaaatgacaaaaagttGGGACATAGTCAATCCTCTAAAACTCAGACACTACTGTAAAGAATGAGAAAAGCCCAATCATGGAGAAccaacatgattttaaaatgaaagctttATCATTTTCATATCTTTCTGATAAGCATGCTCATTAAGAAAGGAAACCACAGAAATCCCAAGATGACACTGCACCAGTAACACTGCTGAATGGTGTTATGAAACCATACCTCTTAACTATAAAAATCTATTAACTGTAAAAACCACAAAACCCAAAAATCACCTCTGTAAGGCCCATCTTGATGTTGCATCTTACAATAGTCATGCTTCCACTGTTAAATAGAATTCATGATGCTTTTTGTGCTTTGGCAACATCTACTTTGAAATTTAGGTTTCTAAAAACTGAAGTCTGTACACATGGGGAcatatctttcattctttttatttactcatgtttcattttttataattttaatcatttatatGCTCACTAGATTCTTACCTGTTTAACAGCCATTAAAGTTCCAGTTCCAACATCTTGAGCTTGATAACAAGAAGAAAATGCTCCAAGGCCTATCTGTTGACCTTTTAACCATTCAGTGTCTTCTCTATAAGGTTGTTTTGCTTTGGTATGTCCTGGTAGAGTCTCTGGTGTCTACGTATTAAATCAAAGCAAACTTTTTATTGTTAAGTTAAGAGAGTGAGAGTTTGTGATGTTATCTTGGCAAAGTATTACTCTTGGTcagtctgggtttttttttttttcaagttaagaGAGTAAGGATTCGTAAAATTATCTTGGCAAAATATTATTCTTGGTCAGCCTGCTCCCCAAACTATCTATAAACTTGACCTTGAATGACCAGTGTTAAATGAAAAAGTGATCACCATTAAAGAATCAACTAGAAACACCTTTGAAACAGGAAAGGAGTATTTCTGTTTAAACAGTGATGCAAACGTTGTATAATTCTATGTGAAAAACCTGCTTCTACTGATTAACTCATGTTAAACACAGCATTTCTGAATTAGATTTATTTTAGCATGGTTCACGGAAATTCTCTAAACTCTTAAAGATTCTACTTACATCCTGTTGAATAATGATGATATCTTCTCCATTTTCAACCTGTAGTTGAGGAACTGTTGGGAGGGCATCCTGAGACGCTGACATTGCCATGGCAATTGCTAAAGCTTCTTCTTCTTCAGCTTCCATCTTTTCTTTGCACTTTTGATTATGATTCACATCATCTTTGTAAGTATCATCATTTTCATCCTTTTCAGGAGAGAGTACAGCAACTTCTGACTTAAAAGTTACTGTTGTATCACTTGAAGGCATAGATGCTTCAAGAAGGTCCTCAATGCTGGAGTTGAGCTCTGTATTAACATCTAATCTGCATTTCTCCTCTACTGGGGTGAACACTGTCTCATCACTGGGTATTACAGCATTACTACTATTGCTACTACTGCCAAAGCTGTCATCACATTTGGAAGTACTATTCAGATCAAGCGTCATACTCTTTTTTTGGGCATCTTCCTGTTTATTTGTATTACCTGGGGTAGGTCTAGATGGCTTTGGCCTGTGTATATTACTGGAGGGCAGGGGTCTTGACTGAGTAAAGATTGGGGAAAGTTTATCTGAGTCTTTGTTTTCGGAACAGTTTCTCTGGAACTGTAGAGAAAACTTGCGCTGTGTTTGAGGAGATGCAGAAGGTATTTTGCAGGGAATGAACCCTTGAGGTCTATGCTTAGAGACATCTGTTATGGTGCCAGCTGGTACAgatggggcagagggagaaggggttgACAAGGAAGGGAACATTAATTGGGGATGATGAGTTAAAGGAGGAGAGTTCAAACACTGACTGTGGGGTCTGCCTTTTGTTTGAACCATTGGCTTTGGTTGCTCCACTGTGGTTGAATTAGGAAGTCCTATTGAAATGCTGGCCAGTCTGTCAGAAATGTCCTCTGAGCTGGCACTCAGTTTTGTAGCACACAGtccttttccagttttctgtaaATGGTGTGTGTGCTCAAGGGAGCTGTTCTCTGTAGTTTCTGGATAGCTGTTAGGGACAGATGCCTGCAAAAAGCTGTCATGTTGACCATCCGAAGTGTCTTCTACGCCCAGGTGGATAGCCTCAGCAATGTCTACCTCATCTGCAATAGCCATCAAACGACGACGCATCCTGGTAAAATGAGTGGAACTGGAAACATTCAGCATTTCTAACAGTTTTGAAAATACATGGGGTACTGTAGTAACCATTCTCGCAGAACTCAAATATATTCTCCGGGAGAGTTTACCAACCATTGAGTGGGAATTATCAATGGATTGCAAAGCAAAGATTAAGAGGGACAGCAGCTTTTTGTAcctgaaagaaaaaacattcaaTTACTAGGCAAGCGGAGGTGGTGATAATTCATAgcttgtacatttaaaaaaaaagcatttaaagtaTCTATACATTTTCAATTAAAGAGCCTTGACTTCAGATTTTTACATCAATTATACATTAAGGTATTAGAAAACTATAAATGCTTTGTAATTTCTGAGTCTTTCATGAATCTAAAATATGTCCTTGGGGCTTCCGGAAATGGGGACGGGGTAGGTAGGAGGaggaaattcagaagaaaaatactACCTGACTTCAACAGGCTCAGCTTGTGAAACATCAGTACTGACAATATGAGGGTAAAATTCAGCAGGAAATTCCAACAGCAGTCTGTCTATAAGACAAAGGCGACCCAGGAGTTCTTGCCAGTTGTTTGATTCAGTTTGGTTTCCGAGAATGCAGTTTAAGACATAGTCAACACCACCAATACCAATAGATcctgaaaaagggaaagtaaaaAATTATAGTAAATAATTGAAAACTAGTGATACAAAAATCTAAAAACATGCTCAAATGGCAGAAGATCAACAAAAATCTCTGAATTagattaattttaagaatttcttAGATTAATTAATATTTCTAGTGTTAGCTGACTGAATCAATTTACAGAATTACTTCAAAATGCTGTACTGCCCTATCAAAGATTAAGAGATTAGACAGTCTTCtaaggaaaatgataaaacatgctatattaattttaagtaaaaagttATTACCAGCTTTAAGTATTTCTCTGCCAACCGCCAACTCTCCTGCTTGGCCTTTGCACAATTCCAGCAGTGTTGATATAGACAGCTGACTTGTGCGACTAAAAATGAAGAGAGCAACATCAGACTTGGCTCTTggataaaatatacattaaaaggaGAGTAGTAACAGAATGCCTTGTGAAAAGGTGGGGAAAAAGTTTTCAGTAGTGCTTGCTTTTCCACCACTAAAATCACATTAATGACATCATTACAAGTAATAATATTTATAGGTCTAATTTCATAAATTTTACCTTATCCTCTCTGTTAAGCACAGAATCTTTACTACTGGCTCTTAGCAAGAAATGATTTAAATATCAAACCAGATTAAAGGCTTAATTTTCATTACCTTGTTAAAAAAGACTCAAgacattttgatttttgaattttCACTACAAATCTCTTGAACTGAAAGCAAAACCTTCCCATCCAAAACCTTTATATTCTCTTACATAGTCAGAATAAGTTCCAAATACCATAAACCCCTTCATGGTATTTATGATGTTCATTCATCAAAGCAACCAGGTAAACAGCCTAACTGTAGAAATGCAGAAAGCAGGTAACACAGcaaatgctacagaaacactgaaGTTCTCAGAAGAGTACTTATTCTGTTATTAAAAAATGAGGTGATCATATGTATTTTGCAAATCATTTACTAATTTGCCTAATGCTTTTCAGGTAATAGAATTCTAAGCAACAAGAAAACCTAATACTTTCAGTTTGTAGGCCTTTGTAAAGAAAGCAGTGGAGCCAAGAGACTTCATGAGATGAGATACAAGTCAAAGTTAAGTACTTGATTTTTGAAACCCTCTATGATCTTTATCATGTGACTTAGGAAGGAAGACAAAGATTGCACCCAGAAAGCTCCAAATACATGGGAGGGCACAGACAAAACCTTTAAAGGAGAATCAGTGCTTCTTATCACCTGAGATCTGTTGGGACATGAGATGGGAACAGCTAAACAACTATGCTTATTATCTTTCCCTCCCACTTaatggaaagggaaaataaaagagaacCAGTGATCTGATAAAATCATAGCTTGTGCTCAGTTTTACCTTAACCATACCTCACTTCTCTACCTCATATCTCTACTCCTCCAATTAATTAGTCTTTTTCCTTAGTGATTTTTAAGGATATTGCAGCAATACAtggaatttttgttgttgttatttgacATAAACTGTCATAAGTAGAGTAAAATTTCATTACACATAAAAAAATGGAATAGTCTCTTTTTCTGGTCCTGATAATAAGACAAAGCAGATATAATGACTCAGTGGTTCCTATCCTGTGTAACTCCTtctctaaaatgaaattataccTTACAGAGAGATTCTACAGATACACCAGCTATTTGTTCTTATCACGTGGACTTCAGGTTAggaatactatttttaaataaaagaaaataaatcacagtaCAGTAATGTGGGCTCACATCATTAGCCTGGTTTTTACTTGCCATTAGTTCTTCTCTCTAGTCATTAAAAACTTTAAGcattatatttaatttcaaatcTCACATTAGAAAACAGTAGTCAAAgccttatttaataaatatgtaccaATAGTCAACTAGTATGAGCCTTGGTTCTGGGCTCTTAAATGAGTTTGAAGTGGTTCATCAATAGGGCCTTACCAATTGGCATCTGCACACTTGACTAGAATGGTGTCTACTACTGGCCGGAGAAGTCTCTGCAGTTTGATTCTTTCTGCCAAACTATGGCAAGGAGTATATACCAGCATGGCTCTCAACGTTTTCTGGAGGGGAGGGAAACTGAAAGTCagtttaattacatttaaaaagcatCAGAGACAATGACCTAATCTGAGACAATCTgagaatcaaaataataataggaatAGATTACAACCTGTAAGTAAGAATCTATGAGTCCATATTGAtacaaataaataactgaatgaatACACAGATGGAGGAGAAAGGAACTCCCAACTATTTCTGCAATTTAAAACAGcatgaatttcaaaatgaaaatcttcattttaaaggaaaatgagaacagaagccaatctgaaagagctcccaatggccGAGGCAGGAATattttgagcaacaaaataaatgatgATAAGCACTGGATTATAACCCATAGAATAAATACCATGAGTCTATATGatataaatgaaaaactgaataaatacaGCTCTTCTTTATAGATTGCCAATTAATATAGTAGGAatgagagaaatagaaaactacTATTAGAACACCACAGTAATAGCTGCTATAGCCAAGATCTGCTGCCAAATTTTCTGACTAAAAATAGTGGgcaaaattttgaaaagagatAGGTTATCTGCATAGTTTCAAAGTATTTGACCCAAAACACTTAGTAGTTTTACAGCAAGAAACCTATTAAGTGTTACCTTACCAAGCGATGAAGGATAGCATCATTAACAGTAAGACAACAGACATCATGTACCCCAGTATGATGCACTGAGAAGGGTACATCACCCCTGGCATTGCAAAAAATGCATAAACTTTAATCTTTAGAAAATAACGGATAAACCAACTGAGGGACATTCTTCAAAATAATTGGCCAGTACacttcaaaagtgtcaaggtctATGAAAGACACGGAAAAATTGAGGAACTGTCACATATGGGAAGAGATTAAGGGGACATGTTAATTAAATGCAATATGTGATTTGGGATTgtatcttaaaaacagaaaaaaggcatTAATGGAAAAATtcgtgaaatctgaataaagttcGCAGTTTAGCTGTGAAGGACATTGTTGGGACAATTGGTGATATATGAATATGGACTCTATAGTACATAATAGTATTGTTATTAATGCTATATTTCCTGAGTCAGCTGGTTGTTCTGTGGTTATACAGAGGAATGTATTTGTTCTTGAGAGATAACATGCTGAAGTATTAGGTGAAGTGTCATGATGCCTGAAAATAACTCTCACATGGTTCAGCAAAAAGTTATATATTGGGAAGAAAAGGGCTAGAGGAAGGGAAGCAAGGAAAGGGAGCGCTTCTCAGAGCATGAACCATTTCTGCCCCCACAGTGCCTAGCACGTTAAATAATTAATGGAGAAATCAGAATATGAGTATCATTCACAGAGTCCATACACTCCAGGAGGTGACAAACTAGTTGGGAAACCATCTGAACTTATGAGGAAACAACcagctgggaaggcagtataatgaGCAGTCAGGTCTGTGAAGTGTTGTGCTGGAAATAGTAAGGAGAGGTAAAAAGTTGGGTTGAGACACTGATCTTCATTCtatagtatgtggtcttttttctatAGCATGCTGATCTCTCAGATGCTACATCAAAAAACAAACCATGGTAAGATAAATTTGGGAAATAAGGCATTCTACCCCTTGATCTTATAGATTACTGATGTATATTAGCTTATGGAAAGTTTCTAGAAGCCTTTCAATGAACAGACTCATTTAACCTCTTGTAATTCAGTGTTCATCAATTTTAACTGAACTCAACTTCTTTATACTCCTGTCAAACTTCTATAGAATATACTTTAGGAAATGCTGCTGAAGCAACACATACCTCTAAATGTTTCTGACCTGGGGAATAATCAAGGTAGTGTTTAAGGGATAATGATAGTTACTGTGTATTCAGTGTTCTTACTACTGAATAAGTGTGCTAGACATTATGGTTAGAGGTTTCTATTCAATCTCACTTCAAACCTAAGAGttaagtattttctttattttagaggTGAGAGAGCTGAAGTTTAGGGGTACTTAAGTCATACTGCCAGCAAACgggaaaacaaaaatttgaatCAAGGTCTCTCTAATCCTGACCAGATTGCCCAGACATGATTCAAGTATCCCAGTTTGGATGGTAAATTATGAGGTCACTCAATTCTGCCTCCAAACTCATGCTCATAACCATCATGCCATACTACCTCTCAAAAAGAAGATTGATTAGGCATAGCTGTTATGGGATGGATTGAAAAAGAGTGGAAGCAGAGAGATTAATGAGTTTTAAATACACACTAGGTAAGAATTATTCTAAATCAGTGGTTCTGAACTAGGGGTGAGTGTGACTCCCAGGAAGCATTCAACAATCCCTTGAGCCACTCTTGGTTGTCATGACTGGGGAGAGGATGCAGTTGCTACTAgtatctagtgggtagagaccaggaCACTACTAAAACAGCCTACAATGTCCAAAACAGTACCCTGCTCCCCAGCAAATAATTGTTTGGCTCAATAGCaacagtgctgaggttgagaaactctATTCTGaagttatatatatttagaatggagAAAGTCCAATTAGCCTCCAAAATTACAAACAGAACAGCCCACTCATGAAAGACAACTTCTAACAGGTTAGGttagaaaaaaaacccagtaatCTATGTCATGAAACCCACTTCTGTGAAGAAGCTCTTGAATTTTCCATAGAACAGtgtttattaaaaaatcagttgTCTTTACTGTCTACTAAgatgatacttcaaaaaaaatcaaagtaacaCTGATCACTCTGCTATCCCATAAAGCGTTTTTAATTTGCTCATGTATGAGGTAAGGAAAATGTAAAGATACGAACAGCAAGACATTGCTACtttggaggaaaaaagaacaCTTGAATagattaaaataagtaaaatccaAATGCAGAGATTTAATGGAAAACTGCAATTCCATGGGCTtatggaataaaaacaaaatttagattttccaaaattaaattaGGTAAAGTAGTtttactgatttaaaaatgttatctacaaactataaaaaaaaaagccataatgCTATGGTTATAGAATAAAGCTACTTACTAAAGCAGCAACGTACACTTTGTAGACAGGGTCAGCACAGACCATTGACAGAACGTTGCAGCATGCCTCCACCACATCTCCTGAGATACTGGTCTGGGGAGACCCACTGGCAGCTCCAGCACTCAGGCTGCTTCCACTGTTGCTCCCACAATTTCCAGTGCTCTCCCCATTTGCCAATAGCAGAGCCCCACTAACATCGTGGGAAAGACGCCTGAGCGCCATCTCTCTTACATTCCAGTTTCTAGAAAATAAGCAGCCAACGAGTTCCATTCCAAATACCTATAATCAAACAAGCACAATGAATTCAGTGGGAAAGGAAACTAGTAGAACCTAAAGAATATGAATTAGCATGAATTCTGATTACTAAAAGTAAATTGGTTATTTCTTAAATCTTCACCATACTACAAAATTTCAAATATGGTCAGCCAATTAAAAAATCATAAGGAGAAATTTTATATTCACGTTTAACTGGTAATTATCAAAAGTCCTTAACATTAATTAGCT
This genomic interval from Manis javanica isolate MJ-LG chromosome 1, MJ_LKY, whole genome shotgun sequence contains the following:
- the MAP3K1 gene encoding mitogen-activated protein kinase kinase kinase 1 isoform X2, whose translation is MQLRLGELRPSLAEIAAGRKRRAAAAEAPPLAGTAQDYLAARRVQRAEPGASSRRSRPSSPRSPARTAARTAHSTRGPATPAPRPGAPARPSRPGTRRAALPQLAQAALRWRRSARPSARPLRSLRPLPPSQGPSECSPREKMAAAAGNRASSSGFPGTGAASPEAGGGGGATKASSAPAASAGLLREAGSGGRERADWRRRQLRKVRSVELDQLPEPPLFLAASPPSSSTSPSPEPADTAAGGSGFQPAAVPLPHGAASRGDAHPLEPAAAPDSGAPSPAGAEPAEKRTPTAEPPPAAVPAGIKDEEEQMCPICLLGMLDEESLTVCEDGCRNKLHHHCMSIWAEECRRNREPLICPLCRSKWRSHDFYSHELSSPVDSPSSLRAAQQQTAAQQPLAGSQRRNQENNFNLPHYGTQQIPPAYKDLAEPWIQVFGMELVGCLFSRNWNVREMALRRLSHDVSGALLLANGESTGNCGSNSGSSLSAGAASGSPQTSISGDVVEACCNVLSMVCADPVYKVYVAALKTLRAMLVYTPCHSLAERIKLQRLLRPVVDTILVKCADANCRTSQLSISTLLELCKGQAGELAVGREILKAGSIGIGGVDYVLNCILGNQTESNNWQELLGRLCLIDRLLLEFPAEFYPHIVSTDVSQAEPVEVRYKKLLSLLIFALQSIDNSHSMVGKLSRRIYLSSARMVTTVPHVFSKLLEMLNVSSSTHFTRMRRRLMAIADEVDIAEAIHLGVEDTSDGQHDSFLQASVPNSYPETTENSSLEHTHHLQKTGKGLCATKLSASSEDISDRLASISIGLPNSTTVEQPKPMVQTKGRPHSQCLNSPPLTHHPQLMFPSLSTPSPSAPSVPAGTITDVSKHRPQGFIPCKIPSASPQTQRKFSLQFQRNCSENKDSDKLSPIFTQSRPLPSSNIHRPKPSRPTPGNTNKQEDAQKKSMTLDLNSTSKCDDSFGSSSNSSNAVIPSDETVFTPVEEKCRLDVNTELNSSIEDLLEASMPSSDTTVTFKSEVAVLSPEKDENDDTYKDDVNHNQKCKEKMEAEEEEALAIAMAMSASQDALPTVPQLQVENGEDIIIIQQDTPETLPGHTKAKQPYREDTEWLKGQQIGLGAFSSCYQAQDVGTGTLMAVKQVTYVRNTSSEQEEVVEALREEIRMMSHLNHPNIIRMLGATCEKSNYNLFIEWMAGGSVAHLLSKYGAFKESVVINYTEQLLRGLSYLHENQIIHRDVKGANLLIDSTGQRLRIADFGAAARLASKGTGAGEFQGQLLGTIAFMAPEVLRGQQYGRSCDVWSVGCAIIEMACAKPPWNAEKHSNHLALIFKIASATTAPSIPSHLSPGLRDVALRCLELQPQDRPPSRELLKHPVFRTTW
- the MAP3K1 gene encoding mitogen-activated protein kinase kinase kinase 1 isoform X3 — encoded protein: MENKETLKGLHKMDDRPEERMIREKLKATCMPAWKHEWLERRNRRGPVVVKPIPIKGDGSEINNLTTESQGEGQARAPSPAPKGRRSPSPGSSPSGRTVKSESPGVRRKRVSPVPFQSGRITPPRRAPSPDGFSPYSPEETNRRVNKVMRARLYLLQQIGPNSFLIGGDSPDNKYRVFIGPQNCSCGRGTFCIHLLFVMLRVFQLEPSDPMLWRKTLKNFEVESLFQKYHSRRSSRIKAPSRNTIQKFVSRMSNSHTLSSSSTSTSSSENSIKDEEEQMCPICLLGMLDEESLTVCEDGCRNKLHHHCMSIWAEECRRNREPLICPLCRSKWRSHDFYSHELSSPVDSPSSLRAAQQQTAAQQPLAGSQRRNQENNFNLPHYGTQQIPPAYKDLAEPWIQVFGMELVGCLFSRNWNVREMALRRLSHDVSGALLLANGESTGNCGSNSGSSLSAGAASGSPQTSISGDVVEACCNVLSMVCADPVYKVYVAALKTLRAMLVYTPCHSLAERIKLQRLLRPVVDTILVKCADANCRTSQLSISTLLELCKGQAGELAVGREILKAGSIGIGGVDYVLNCILGNQTESNNWQELLGRLCLIDRLLLEFPAEFYPHIVSTDVSQAEPVEVRYKKLLSLLIFALQSIDNSHSMVGKLSRRIYLSSARMVTTVPHVFSKLLEMLNVSSSTHFTRMRRRLMAIADEVDIAEAIHLGVEDTSDGQHDSFLQASVPNSYPETTENSSLEHTHHLQKTGKGLCATKLSASSEDISDRLASISIGLPNSTTVEQPKPMVQTKGRPHSQCLNSPPLTHHPQLMFPSLSTPSPSAPSVPAGTITDVSKHRPQGFIPCKIPSASPQTQRKFSLQFQRNCSENKDSDKLSPIFTQSRPLPSSNIHRPKPSRPTPGNTNKQEDAQKKSMTLDLNSTSKCDDSFGSSSNSSNAVIPSDETVFTPVEEKCRLDVNTELNSSIEDLLEASMPSSDTTVTFKSEVAVLSPEKDENDDTYKDDVNHNQKCKEKMEAEEEEALAIAMAMSASQDALPTVPQLQVENGEDIIIIQQDTPETLPGHTKAKQPYREDTEWLKGQQIGLGAFSSCYQAQDVGTGTLMAVKQVTYVRNTSSEQEEVVEALREEIRMMSHLNHPNIIRMLGATCEKSNYNLFIEWMAGGSVAHLLSKYGAFKESVVINYTEQLLRGLSYLHENQIIHRDVKGANLLIDSTGQRLRIADFGAAARLASKGTGAGEFQGQLLGTIAFMAPEVLRGQQYGRSCDVWSVGCAIIEMACAKPPWNAEKHSNHLALIFKIASATTAPSIPSHLSPGLRDVALRCLELQPQDRPPSRELLKHPVFRTTW